One segment of Drosophila ananassae strain 14024-0371.13 chromosome 3R, ASM1763931v2, whole genome shotgun sequence DNA contains the following:
- the LOC6496718 gene encoding uncharacterized protein CG1339: MAATQHDLRTRLYRFFIFANTRFVYGFCCFLDLGSFRYVQSSGRVKKYHTPWQWVVMAVFIKLLLFALEAPYIFMCGGMMYFFFFKDSSEFNDNTTYQWMQMLAEEAMAFVSTARLIYISHNSTYCEFFTLAVNKVLEMHRLVRRIFGDAQLYLDDSLLVVFLLKVFLTFHHIAAQYTPTEKHFILVRYHTLNVILFEIFYSAYFLYQLLLLGWQRSLLGFLDTHLALKQPRRALSLKCHKRITCVFSIYAKIAKIHLLVSSAWLKVSSMLFICVYYTAHESTYTVYCLFSWSQLSIMKRAEVLLLKKMGSFLYPLVGILLMGMASDRMKFLEAQLCERIFLVELVHAKEDTKISNEVSRLISCKVGFIRFFQDILIICSVILE; this comes from the coding sequence ATGGCGGCAACGCAACATGACCTCAGGACTAGGCTGTACAGGTTCTTTATCTTCGCCAATACAAGATTCGTCTATGGCTTCTGCTGCTTCCTCGACCTGGGATCCTTCCGATATGTTCAGTCCAGTGGAAGGGTAAAAAAATATCACACGCCTTGGCAATGGGTTGTCATGGCGGTTTTCATTAAGCTCTTGCTTTTCGCTCTGGAAGCACCTTATATCTTTATGTGTGGAGGCATGAtgtactttttctttttcaaagaCTCTAGTGAGTTCAATGACAACACCACCTACCAGTGGATGCAGATGTTGGCCGAGGAGGCAATGGCTTTTGTGTCGACCGCGCGTCTGATTTACATTAGCCACAACTCGACGTACTGTGAATTTTTCACATTAGCGGTGAACAAAGTCCTGGAAATGCATCGCTTGGTCAGGAGGATCTTTGGCGACGCGCAACTTTACTTGGATGACTCGCTGCTGGTCGTTTTCTTGCTGAAAGTGTTTCTCACATTTCACCACATTGCAGCTCAGTACACACCCACGGAAAAGCACTTCATTCTGGTCCGATATCATACATTAAACGTGATTCTCTTCGAGATATTCTATAGCGCCTACTTTCTGTATCAGCTGTTGCTACTGGGCTGGCAACGTTCATTACTGGGCTTTCTGGATACCCACCTTGCCCTAAAGCAACCTCGAAGGGCACTAAGCTTGAAGTGTCACAAAAGGATCACTTGTGTCTTTAGTATCTACGCCAAGATTGCCAAAATACATCTTTTAGTATCTAGTGCCTGGCTCAAAGTATCGTCGATGCTGTTCATCTGCGTCTACTACACTGCCCATGAGTCCACCTACACGGTCTACTGCCTGTTTTCCTGGTCACAATTGTCCATCATGAAGAGAGCTGAGGTCTTGCTGCTCAAAAAAATGGGTTCCTTTCTATATCCCCTCGTTGGAATTCTGTTAATGGGAATGGCCAGTGATCGAATGAAATTCCTAGAAGCACAACTCTGCGAGAGGATTTTTCTCGTGGAACTAGTTCATGCAAAGGAAGATACCAAGATTTCGAATGAAGTTTCCAGACTTATAAGTTGCAAGGTCGGATTTATAAGATTTTTCCAAGACATTTTAATAATATGTTCTGTAATCCTAGAATGA